The DNA window GCGGCGGCCGCTCGCAGCGATCCGTATCCCGATCGGCGAACTCGGTTCCTACCCACTGCGTTTGCTGCCGTCGATCCTTACCTTCGACTTCCATGTCCACCTTCGCCATGACATCGCACCCGCGCTCGGCAAGGAGATCCCATCGACCGATGCGGGGCGGATGGGATCGGTACTGGAGTGGATGCTGCCCCTATTGGCGAACTTCGGGGCGCGTGATCGGATCTGGTTCGATCGGCCGATCGGGTTGAGGCTGACCGGAGACGGCGGCGGTGCATGGCGACTCGAACCGGCCGAGGGCGGACGTTTGTACGTGATTGCCGGTTCCGATGACGATTCCGCGACGCAAATCACCAGTGCCGCAATCAATTTCCCATCCTGGGCGACAACGCGGAC is part of the Nocardia sp. NBC_00565 genome and encodes:
- a CDS encoding maleylpyruvate isomerase N-terminal domain-containing protein, translated to MTDLIAAFRRERDAVLDFCAGLTPQEWVEPSRAEGWRVRDVIAHLGAECHLNFTADVLAVVRSRNIERLNDDFVARRADWEIDRVVGEFATWSSRVATVARATGRRPLAAIRIPIGELGSYPLRLLPSILTFDFHVHLRHDIAPALGKEIPSTDAGRMGSVLEWMLPLLANFGARDRIWFDRPIGLRLTGDGGGAWRLEPAEGGRLYVIAGSDDDSATQITSAAINFPSWATTRTSWRSHEVNIAGDFEYAERFLDSINLV